A genomic segment from Candidatus Omnitrophota bacterium encodes:
- a CDS encoding uracil-DNA glycosylase has product MNGYYKDLEKDLKSYMDFEKESGMADDVLSGLIKPMPFANCSDSPGGGIFTAHNVYTAQDKARAMDTLKAAVLECSRCRLCKSRRNIVFGEGSYDARLMFIGEAPGLNEDIQARPFVGKAGELLSRIIEAIGLRREDVYITNCLKCRPPQNRNPLPDEIASCNEFFMRQIDIIKPVIVCCLGKFAAQTILSSQEPISKLRGRFYEVKGVNVLCTFHPAYLLRNPQDKRLAWEDMKNVRDMLKA; this is encoded by the coding sequence ATGAATGGTTACTACAAAGATTTAGAAAAAGATCTTAAGAGCTATATGGATTTTGAAAAAGAATCCGGTATGGCAGATGACGTGCTGTCAGGGCTTATTAAGCCTATGCCTTTTGCGAATTGTTCCGACTCGCCCGGCGGCGGCATTTTCACCGCCCATAATGTTTACACCGCGCAGGACAAAGCCCGGGCCATGGATACGTTGAAGGCGGCTGTTCTTGAATGCTCCAGGTGCCGGTTATGCAAAAGCAGGAGAAATATTGTTTTTGGAGAAGGGTCATACGATGCCAGGCTTATGTTTATCGGCGAAGCTCCGGGGCTTAATGAAGACATACAGGCAAGGCCTTTTGTCGGCAAAGCAGGAGAGCTTTTGTCAAGGATTATAGAGGCTATAGGCCTGCGCAGGGAAGACGTCTATATAACCAATTGTCTTAAGTGCCGCCCTCCGCAAAACAGAAACCCTCTTCCGGACGAAATAGCGTCCTGCAATGAATTTTTTATGCGGCAGATTGATATTATAAAGCCGGTTATTGTGTGTTGTTTAGGAAAGTTCGCGGCGCAGACGATACTTTCAAGCCAGGAGCCAATATCAAAACTACGCGGCAGATTTTACGAGGTCAAAGGAGTAAATGTGCTGTGCACATTTCATCCCGCTTATCTTTTGCGTAATCCGCAGGACAAGCGCCTGGCCTGGGAAGACATGAAAAATGTCCGCGATATGTTAAAAGCGTGA
- a CDS encoding glycosyltransferase yields MIQIWGNDMKKILVIYASAGDGHKKAAEAIYKSLLYYKADVLVMPIDSLNYTTRFFKFFYKRTYIIMIKKFPWLWGFFYRLLNIRFFFVLASLFRMIANIANSKRLAKFLRAENFDVIVSTHFFAPYIISRLKKKGLIKSRLINVITDFMPHLYWISDCVDIYTVAANETALGLENMGVTREKIMPLGIPVRKQFLTVTLKQQARARLGLDSGRFTILMMRGGLGVGPVIQILKRLRALTFNLQVIVVCGHNTALRSQVSAVDMGPGKNIQVTGFSHDVAQLMAASDIMVSKAGGITVAEALSIGLPIICFNPIPGQEQANALFLTENNIGFKAKTLNDINAIIENVRHNPASCNELEKRIRQAGKPSAAIDIAGLALGMLKR; encoded by the coding sequence ATGATACAGATATGGGGTAATGATATGAAAAAAATACTTGTTATATACGCTTCTGCTGGAGACGGCCATAAGAAGGCCGCCGAGGCTATATACAAAAGCCTGCTTTATTATAAAGCAGATGTCCTGGTAATGCCTATTGATTCATTGAATTACACGACCAGGTTTTTTAAGTTTTTTTATAAAAGGACATATATTATAATGATAAAAAAGTTTCCCTGGCTTTGGGGATTTTTTTACAGGCTTTTAAATATCAGATTTTTCTTCGTGCTTGCCTCATTGTTCAGGATGATTGCCAATATCGCGAATTCAAAAAGGCTTGCTAAGTTTCTGCGCGCAGAAAACTTTGACGTTATTGTTTCAACCCATTTTTTTGCCCCCTATATTATATCAAGGCTTAAGAAAAAGGGTTTGATAAAATCCAGGCTTATAAATGTTATTACTGATTTTATGCCTCATCTTTACTGGATATCAGATTGCGTTGACATTTACACGGTGGCCGCAAACGAAACGGCCTTAGGCCTTGAAAACATGGGCGTTACGCGGGAAAAGATTATGCCTCTGGGCATTCCGGTAAGAAAGCAGTTTTTAACTGTTACGTTGAAACAACAGGCCCGGGCAAGGCTTGGATTGGACAGCGGCAGATTTACCATACTTATGATGCGTGGAGGCCTTGGCGTTGGCCCGGTTATCCAGATACTGAAACGCCTGCGCGCCTTAACTTTTAATCTGCAAGTCATAGTTGTTTGCGGCCATAATACAGCCCTGCGCAGTCAGGTAAGCGCTGTAGATATGGGCCCGGGGAAAAATATCCAGGTAACGGGCTTCAGCCATGATGTGGCACAGCTTATGGCGGCAAGCGATATTATGGTCAGCAAAGCCGGAGGTATTACGGTAGCAGAGGCCCTATCAATAGGCCTGCCTATCATATGTTTCAATCCCATACCCGGGCAGGAACAGGCCAATGCACTTTTTTTAACGGAAAATAATATCGGTTTTAAGGCGAAAACCCTGAATGATATAAACGCGATCATAGAAAATGTCCGGCATAATCCTGCCAGCTGTAATGAGCTTGAAAAACGCATAAGGCAGGCAGGCAAGCCTTCTGCCGCTATTGACATAGCCGGTTTGGCGCTTGGAATGTTAAAAAGATGA
- a CDS encoding HAD family hydrolase, with product MAVKGGKTDILKAVRKGKIGIMKRIVFLDRDGVINVNPVYRDYVKRPSEFKFLPGSRRAVKLLNEAGFLVMIISNQTGVGKGLYTGEDLKRITEKMTKGFAKSGARLDKICYCIHHPDAGCLCRKPKTGMLKKAVAGIAFDRKNSYFIGDTERDMLAGRAFGLKTIAVLSGYCSKKDIKDWSINPDFVSRNLYSSVKDIILAERKLLRCLCRCHK from the coding sequence ATGGCTGTCAAAGGCGGTAAAACCGATATTTTAAAAGCCGTAAGAAAAGGAAAAATAGGGATCATGAAAAGAATAGTATTTTTAGACAGGGACGGAGTGATTAATGTAAATCCCGTTTACCGCGATTATGTAAAAAGGCCTTCGGAATTTAAATTTCTCCCTGGTTCGCGCAGGGCCGTAAAACTGCTTAATGAGGCGGGGTTTTTGGTTATGATAATATCTAACCAGACCGGGGTGGGCAAGGGCCTTTATACCGGAGAGGATTTAAAACGGATTACGGAAAAGATGACAAAAGGCTTTGCCAAAAGCGGCGCCCGGCTTGATAAGATATGCTATTGCATACATCACCCTGATGCCGGATGTTTATGCCGTAAGCCAAAAACAGGAATGCTTAAAAAGGCTGTGGCAGGGATAGCCTTTGACAGAAAGAATTCTTATTTTATAGGAGACACGGAAAGGGATATGCTTGCAGGCCGTGCCTTTGGCCTGAAGACAATAGCCGTTCTGTCGGGATATTGTTCAAAAAAAGATATAAAGGATTGGAGCATTAATCCTGATTTTGTGTCAAGGAATTTATATTCTTCCGTAAAAGACATAATCCTGGCAGAGCGTAAATTGCTCCGGTGCCTTTGTCGCTGCCATAAATAA
- a CDS encoding homocysteine S-methyltransferase family protein — MKDIKKRLIREVLVCDGAMGTMLMQNGMPEGECPDYWGMVNHKKLLDIHKSYIQAGADMITTNTFGSNWLKLKRFSLQDKVRQINTISAELARQAARDKAYVLGDIGPSGEYIKPVGDIEFDQMYNIFAEQARTLEDARVDLILLETFYDMQELNCAILAVKDNTKLPVIASMTFQRLKDKSFKTTSGINIACFVEQAVKAGADIIGSNCTVTGIDMADIVLGIKEQKASAIIAQPNAGMPRMESDRIVYDETAECFGKHTISLIEKGANIIGGCCGTTPEHIKSVRRAVDAHKRP; from the coding sequence ATGAAGGATATTAAAAAAAGGCTTATCAGAGAGGTATTGGTTTGCGATGGCGCGATGGGGACTATGCTTATGCAAAACGGCATGCCAGAGGGGGAATGCCCGGATTACTGGGGCATGGTAAATCATAAGAAACTGCTTGATATACACAAGTCCTATATACAGGCAGGAGCCGATATGATAACAACAAATACTTTTGGCTCCAACTGGTTGAAGCTTAAGAGGTTTAGCCTGCAGGACAAGGTGCGGCAGATAAACACGATTTCTGCCGAACTTGCCAGGCAGGCCGCCCGGGACAAGGCCTATGTGCTCGGTGATATAGGCCCCAGCGGAGAATATATAAAACCTGTGGGAGATATTGAGTTTGACCAGATGTATAATATTTTTGCCGAACAGGCGCGGACACTTGAAGACGCGAGGGTTGATCTTATTTTATTAGAGACATTTTACGATATGCAGGAATTAAACTGTGCTATACTTGCCGTGAAGGATAATACGAAATTGCCTGTTATCGCCAGCATGACTTTTCAGCGGTTAAAGGACAAAAGCTTTAAAACAACATCAGGCATAAATATAGCCTGTTTCGTTGAACAGGCCGTTAAAGCGGGAGCTGATATTATAGGTTCCAATTGCACAGTCACCGGCATTGATATGGCGGATATTGTTTTAGGGATAAAAGAGCAGAAAGCGTCAGCCATTATAGCCCAGCCAAACGCGGGAATGCCGAGAATGGAATCGGACAGGATCGTATATGACGAGACTGCCGAATGCTTTGGCAAGCACACGATTTCTCTTATTGAGAAAGGCGCCAATATTATCGGAGGATGCTGCGGCACGACGCCGGAACATATAAAAAGTGTAAGGCGCGCGGTAGACGCGCATAAAAGGCCCTGA